The Gemmatimonadales bacterium genome includes a region encoding these proteins:
- the aroC gene encoding chorismate synthase yields MHFRFTTAGESHGKALVVIVEGVPAGLPIDAAAVDKDLGRRMQGYGRGARMKIEQDRIEWLAGVRAGETIGSPIAMLIHNRDWANWEDVMAAEGTPGDARRRRVTRPRPGHADLVGVIKYDRLDARDILERASARETAARVAAGAVARCLLAELGVEIGSHLVSLGGIRANAPAPLPAPLDDASDASPVRTLDPVAEAEMIARIDRAKKDGDTLGGEIEVVARGLPVGLGSHVSWDRKLDGRLAGTLMSIPAVKGVEIGLGFEAARRPGSAVHDPIVTSDGVTPSDVIPSEARDRSPSARDPRAGFARIGNNAGGLEGGMTTGEPLVVRVAMKPISTLMSPLKTVNLATGAEANAQSERSDVTAVPAMGVIAEALVAIVLADAMLEKFGGDALTETRRNLEGYLAAAGRRWDAVRAQSDAAAPRSEGG; encoded by the coding sequence ATGCACTTCCGCTTCACGACCGCAGGCGAATCGCACGGCAAGGCACTCGTCGTCATCGTCGAGGGCGTTCCCGCCGGCCTTCCGATCGATGCTGCGGCGGTCGACAAGGATCTCGGCCGCCGGATGCAGGGATACGGCCGCGGTGCGCGCATGAAAATCGAGCAGGATCGCATCGAATGGCTCGCCGGAGTTCGCGCCGGCGAGACGATCGGGTCGCCGATCGCGATGCTGATTCACAATCGAGACTGGGCCAACTGGGAAGACGTCATGGCCGCCGAGGGAACGCCTGGCGACGCGCGCCGGCGCCGGGTCACGCGGCCGCGGCCCGGCCATGCCGATCTGGTCGGCGTGATCAAGTACGACCGACTCGATGCCCGCGACATCCTCGAACGCGCTTCGGCGCGGGAAACGGCGGCGCGGGTCGCCGCGGGCGCCGTGGCACGATGCCTCCTCGCGGAGCTTGGCGTCGAGATCGGTTCCCATCTCGTCTCGCTGGGCGGAATCCGCGCCAACGCGCCGGCGCCGCTCCCCGCACCCCTCGACGACGCCAGCGACGCCTCACCGGTGCGGACGCTCGACCCCGTTGCTGAAGCGGAGATGATCGCGCGCATCGACCGGGCGAAAAAGGACGGCGACACCCTCGGCGGCGAAATCGAAGTCGTTGCGCGCGGGCTCCCGGTCGGTCTCGGCAGCCACGTGAGCTGGGACAGGAAGCTCGACGGTCGCCTCGCCGGAACGCTGATGTCGATCCCCGCAGTGAAAGGCGTCGAAATCGGTCTCGGCTTCGAAGCCGCGCGGCGCCCCGGCTCCGCGGTACACGATCCGATTGTGACATCCGATGGCGTAACGCCTTCCGATGTCATCCCGAGCGAAGCGAGGGATCGTTCCCCGAGTGCACGCGACCCCCGCGCCGGCTTTGCGCGCATTGGCAACAACGCCGGCGGACTCGAAGGGGGAATGACCACCGGCGAGCCGCTCGTTGTGCGCGTCGCGATGAAGCCGATCTCGACGTTGATGTCGCCGCTCAAGACCGTCAACCTCGCCACCGGCGCCGAAGCCAACGCACAGAGCGAACGCTCCGACGTGACCGCGGTTCCCGCCATGGGGGTGATCGCGGAAGCGCTGGTTGCGATTGTCCTCGCCGACGCGATGCTGGAGAAGTTTGGTGGGGATGCGCTGACCGAGACTCGCCGTAATCTCGAAGGGTACCTCGCCGCCGCCGGGCGCCGCTGGGATGCCGTTCGCGCCCAATCCGACGCTGCCGCCCCCCGGTCGGAGGGCGGCTGA